The Micromonospora krabiensis genome window below encodes:
- a CDS encoding VOC family protein, with translation MRSRTGGMWWGTAIEAPDPGGLARFYAELLGWHLGHEEPGTAVVAASPHGPFFVFQQAEGYRPPVWPPVEGEQRPMMHFDFQVGDLDSAVAEAVALGATVAEFQPQENVRVLFDPAGHPFCLCLDEG, from the coding sequence ATGAGATCTCGGACTGGTGGCATGTGGTGGGGTACGGCGATCGAGGCGCCGGACCCCGGCGGGTTGGCGAGGTTCTACGCCGAACTCCTCGGCTGGCACCTCGGGCACGAGGAGCCGGGCACGGCTGTCGTCGCCGCGTCTCCCCACGGGCCGTTCTTCGTGTTCCAGCAGGCCGAAGGCTACCGACCGCCGGTGTGGCCTCCGGTCGAGGGGGAACAGCGCCCCATGATGCACTTCGACTTCCAGGTGGGCGATCTGGACTCGGCGGTCGCCGAGGCGGTCGCCCTGGGCGCCACGGTGGCCGAGTTCCAGCCGCAGGAGAACGTCCGGGTGCTCTTCGACCCGGCTGGCCATCCCTTCTGTCTGTGCCTGGACGAGGGATGA
- a CDS encoding multicopper oxidase family protein produces MTVGSLLAADLVIAVLAAAGWLAGGAASAARRRPLALGLAAFALLATLARAVTITALARAGWWFAAEKVLIAAPLSLAAVVVAGTGLLRRPGDIRSAGLPLLFAGYAVSGGLLVTVLHGYPASPGAGLLAVAGVLAATAVTWRALGARPSRRVSRGAVAVAVAALVAGSGLAVTPDTVPAGAHDHEYREAQFVGEPTRRFTLTAGTATVNVSGREVAAWAFDGQVPGPELTATVGDVLEVTLRNRDIERGVTLHWHGYDVPNGQDGVPGVTQAAVRPGQEFVYRFRADQVGTYWYHTHAVSDVGVRMGLYGVLVVRPGPVGGVDVTVPVHTLAGLPLPPPRTEPVRVGTPVRLRLINTDSTTHRYALAGTAFRVAAIDGSDLEGPTPLTDTALLIPAGGRYDLVFTAPATAVALLVEGRVVWSTGPVAATTDTWPVLDPLTYGTAEPAPWSRFDRDYTLVLDRGLDLRRLLPRYAHTVNGAAGPDIPPQVVRLGDTVRFTIVNRSLVVHPWHLHGHHVLVLSRDGQPTTGSPLWLDSFDVRPGEVWEVAFRADNPGMWANHCHNLPHAEAGMVLHLMYS; encoded by the coding sequence ATGACCGTCGGTTCGCTGCTCGCGGCCGACCTGGTGATCGCGGTCCTCGCCGCCGCCGGGTGGCTGGCCGGCGGCGCCGCGTCAGCCGCCCGGCGCCGCCCGCTCGCCCTGGGGCTGGCCGCGTTCGCGCTGCTCGCCACGCTCGCCCGCGCGGTCACCATCACCGCGCTCGCCCGCGCCGGCTGGTGGTTCGCGGCCGAGAAGGTGCTCATCGCCGCTCCCCTGTCGCTCGCGGCGGTGGTCGTCGCCGGGACCGGGCTGCTGCGACGCCCGGGTGACATCCGGTCCGCCGGGCTCCCGCTCCTGTTCGCCGGGTACGCCGTCAGCGGCGGGCTGCTCGTGACGGTCCTGCACGGCTACCCGGCGTCGCCCGGGGCGGGACTGCTCGCGGTCGCCGGGGTCCTCGCGGCGACCGCGGTCACGTGGCGCGCCCTCGGCGCGCGCCCCTCCCGGAGGGTGTCCCGGGGGGCCGTGGCGGTGGCGGTCGCGGCGCTGGTGGCCGGATCGGGGTTGGCCGTCACCCCGGACACCGTTCCCGCCGGAGCCCATGACCACGAGTATCGGGAGGCACAGTTCGTGGGCGAACCGACCAGGCGGTTCACGCTGACGGCCGGGACGGCCACGGTGAACGTGAGCGGCCGGGAGGTGGCGGCGTGGGCGTTCGACGGCCAGGTGCCCGGGCCGGAGCTGACCGCCACCGTCGGCGACGTCCTGGAGGTGACGCTGCGCAACCGGGACATCGAGCGGGGCGTCACGCTGCACTGGCACGGGTACGACGTGCCGAACGGTCAGGACGGGGTGCCCGGCGTCACGCAGGCGGCGGTGCGGCCGGGACAGGAGTTCGTCTACCGGTTCCGCGCCGACCAGGTCGGCACGTACTGGTACCACACCCACGCGGTCTCCGACGTCGGCGTGCGGATGGGGCTCTACGGCGTCCTGGTGGTGCGACCGGGACCGGTCGGCGGCGTCGACGTCACGGTGCCGGTGCACACCCTCGCCGGCCTTCCGCTGCCTCCGCCCAGGACCGAGCCGGTCCGGGTGGGGACGCCCGTACGGTTGCGGCTGATCAACACCGACAGCACCACCCACCGGTACGCCCTGGCCGGGACCGCCTTCCGGGTCGCCGCGATCGACGGATCCGACCTGGAGGGTCCGACGCCGCTGACGGACACCGCGCTGCTGATCCCGGCCGGTGGCCGCTACGACCTGGTGTTCACGGCGCCCGCCACGGCGGTGGCGCTGCTCGTCGAGGGCCGGGTGGTCTGGTCCACCGGGCCGGTGGCGGCGACGACCGACACGTGGCCGGTGCTGGACCCGCTCACCTACGGCACCGCTGAGCCGGCGCCGTGGTCACGCTTCGACCGGGACTACACGCTCGTCCTCGACCGCGGCCTCGACCTGCGTCGACTGCTCCCGCGGTACGCCCACACCGTCAACGGCGCGGCCGGTCCGGACATCCCACCCCAGGTCGTACGCCTCGGCGACACCGTCAGGTTCACCATCGTGAACCGGTCACTCGTGGTGCACCCGTGGCACCTGCACGGGCATCACGTGCTGGTGCTGTCCCGCGACGGACAACCGACAACGGGAAGTCCCCTGTGGCTGGACTCGTTCGACGTACGACCCGGCGAGGTCTGGGAGGTGGCCTTCCGCGCCGACAACCCGGGGATGTGGGCGAACCACTGTCACAACCTGCCGCACGCCGAGGCCGGAATGGTCCTGCACCTGATGTACTCGTGA
- a CDS encoding DUF6220 domain-containing protein has protein sequence MRKALVVVSLLLLVAFALQFVFAAVGAFTKPAGDGAYALHSVTGMAVIPVLTLLTILLAVLAKAPGRLVGLAVLPLGLVVLQALLAMLANAFTDTAGASTPVGLTVAGLHAVNGIVAVHVVVGVHRAARALAGPAPADAVTVAVPEGEPA, from the coding sequence ATGCGCAAGGCCCTGGTCGTCGTCAGCCTCCTGCTGCTCGTCGCGTTCGCCCTGCAGTTCGTCTTCGCCGCGGTGGGCGCGTTCACGAAGCCCGCGGGTGACGGCGCGTACGCCCTGCACAGCGTCACCGGGATGGCGGTCATCCCCGTGCTCACCCTGCTCACCATCCTGTTGGCCGTGCTGGCGAAGGCGCCGGGCCGGCTCGTCGGGCTGGCCGTCCTCCCGCTCGGCCTCGTCGTGCTCCAGGCACTCCTCGCCATGCTCGCGAACGCCTTCACCGACACCGCCGGCGCCAGCACTCCGGTCGGGCTGACCGTCGCCGGGCTGCACGCGGTCAACGGAATCGTCGCCGTGCACGTCGTGGTGGGGGTCCACCGGGCAGCGCGGGCGCTGGCCGGGCCGGCGCCGGCCGACGCCGTCACCGTGGCCGTCCCGGAGGGGGAACCGGCATGA
- a CDS encoding carboxymuconolactone decarboxylase family protein, with translation MTYRFFTPPPAKAATGLTATVHRQLRDEFLGPVPTFQVLSVVPELMAGTWALMREALLAGDASRVERELVASVVSRANRCRFCVDAHVMLLHALGEHELAEVVARGGTPPQPRHATLAAWAQASRTPEAADWGSPYRPELTGTALAFHFINRIVSALLDPDLLPGGLQRSRVVRSAGGRLYAGTARAPKDPGLGLSLLGVDTPAPPAWAGDSPVGGAYASLRDTALRGGDLLGDLARRTVTATVRWEDGRHPARPAEWATDLIRDLPGADRVGARIALLAAFAPSAIRPGDVALWRLSHPADADLVRLVAYGAITATDHVARALSPAQL, from the coding sequence ATGACATACCGCTTCTTCACTCCCCCTCCGGCGAAGGCGGCGACCGGTCTCACCGCGACGGTCCACCGGCAGCTGCGGGACGAGTTCCTCGGGCCGGTGCCGACCTTCCAGGTGCTCTCGGTCGTGCCGGAGCTGATGGCCGGGACCTGGGCGCTGATGCGTGAGGCGCTGCTCGCCGGCGACGCGTCGCGGGTGGAACGGGAGCTCGTCGCGTCGGTGGTGTCCCGGGCCAACCGCTGCCGGTTCTGCGTCGACGCCCACGTGATGCTGCTGCACGCGCTGGGTGAGCACGAGCTGGCCGAGGTCGTCGCGCGGGGCGGGACGCCGCCGCAGCCTCGGCACGCCACGCTCGCCGCCTGGGCACAGGCCAGTCGCACCCCGGAAGCCGCCGACTGGGGCAGCCCGTACCGCCCCGAACTCACCGGCACCGCACTCGCCTTCCACTTCATCAACCGGATCGTCTCGGCGCTGCTCGACCCCGACCTGCTGCCCGGCGGTCTCCAACGCTCCCGTGTGGTCCGGTCGGCCGGGGGCCGGCTCTACGCCGGGACGGCCCGGGCGCCGAAGGATCCCGGCCTCGGCCTGTCGCTGCTCGGCGTCGACACGCCCGCACCACCGGCGTGGGCCGGGGACAGCCCGGTCGGCGGCGCGTACGCCTCGCTGCGGGACACCGCGCTGCGCGGCGGCGACCTGCTGGGCGACCTGGCGCGCCGGACCGTCACGGCCACCGTGCGCTGGGAGGACGGGCGGCATCCGGCCCGGCCCGCCGAGTGGGCGACCGACCTGATCCGGGACCTGCCCGGCGCGGACCGGGTCGGGGCACGGATCGCACTGCTGGCCGCGTTCGCGCCCAGCGCGATCCGCCCGGGCGATGTCGCTCTCTGGCGGCTGTCGCATCCGGCCGACGCCGACCTCGTGCGGCTGGTCGCGTACGGGGCGATCACCGCCACCGACCACGTCGCCCGGGCGCTGTCCCCGGCTCAGCTCTAG
- a CDS encoding sensor histidine kinase, with translation MRRDLPYALSGLALAVLLLGNAAIAPDAAPVRPVDVALVLVMGAALAVCRRYPVVTLIAVTATMLALHVRVHPGVSAAFPVLGAVYVAAWRGRRVPSVLASVVFLAGFLARDISVAPAGRPGQQIAERTALLLGWFVAANVAGLVAGQRRAYLEQVEQRAAEAERTREEMALRRAGEERLRIARDLHDSLTHSISVIKVQAGIAVHLARKQGEEPPAALLAIQEASGAAMRELRATLGTLRSPSDDDHVGLARVGELVERTRAAGVPVQVTVTGQPQDLPAEVDRAGYRVVQEALTNVARHAGPATARIHVEYAPAQLTVSVTDDGRAEPTRPATPGVGLRGMRERVTGLGGTLHTSAREGGGFGVEATFPLEGPA, from the coding sequence ATGCGCCGCGACCTGCCGTACGCCCTCAGCGGGCTCGCCCTCGCCGTCCTCCTCCTCGGCAACGCCGCGATCGCGCCGGACGCCGCGCCGGTGCGGCCGGTCGACGTCGCCCTGGTGCTGGTCATGGGCGCCGCCCTGGCGGTGTGCCGGCGGTATCCGGTGGTGACGCTGATCGCCGTGACCGCCACCATGCTGGCTCTGCACGTCCGCGTCCACCCCGGGGTCTCCGCCGCGTTCCCCGTCCTCGGCGCGGTCTACGTCGCCGCCTGGCGCGGTCGCCGCGTCCCCTCCGTCCTGGCCAGCGTCGTCTTCCTCGCCGGATTCCTGGCCCGCGACATCTCCGTCGCGCCCGCCGGCCGGCCCGGGCAGCAGATCGCCGAGCGGACCGCCCTGCTGCTGGGCTGGTTCGTGGCGGCGAACGTCGCCGGGCTCGTCGCCGGGCAGCGCCGGGCGTACCTCGAACAGGTCGAGCAGCGCGCGGCGGAGGCCGAACGCACCCGCGAGGAGATGGCGCTCCGCCGGGCCGGTGAGGAACGCCTGCGCATCGCCCGGGACCTGCACGACTCGCTGACGCACAGCATCTCGGTGATCAAGGTGCAGGCGGGGATCGCCGTGCACCTGGCCCGTAAGCAGGGCGAGGAGCCGCCGGCCGCGCTGCTGGCCATCCAGGAGGCCAGCGGTGCCGCGATGCGGGAGCTGCGGGCCACCCTGGGCACCCTGCGCTCACCCTCCGACGACGACCACGTCGGGCTGGCCCGCGTCGGGGAGCTGGTCGAGCGGACCCGGGCGGCCGGCGTGCCGGTGCAGGTGACCGTCACCGGTCAGCCGCAGGACCTGCCCGCCGAGGTCGACCGGGCCGGCTACCGCGTGGTCCAGGAGGCGCTCACCAACGTCGCCCGCCACGCCGGCCCCGCCACCGCGCGGATCCATGTCGAGTACGCCCCGGCGCAGCTGACCGTCTCCGTGACCGACGACGGTCGGGCCGAGCCGACCCGGCCGGCGACGCCCGGGGTGGGACTGCGCGGCATGCGCGAACGGGTCACCGGGCTCGGCGGCACCCTGCACACCTCCGCCCGCGAGGGCGGTGGGTTCGGCGTGGAGGCCACGTTCCCGCTGGAGGGCCCGGCGTGA
- a CDS encoding response regulator, whose amino-acid sequence MIRVLLADDQALMRAGFRALLDAEDDIEVVGEAADGATAVELSRQLRPDVVLMDVQMPGLDGIEATRRIAVDPTLTAVRVLILTNYGLDSYVFTALRAGASGFLLKDAEPTDLLQAVAVVARGDALLAPAVTRTLISEFVAGPPAPEPAAGRDVLTAREQEIVELVARGLTNDEIAERMVISPLTAKTHVNRAMTKLHCRDRAQLVVWAYESGLVTPRRR is encoded by the coding sequence GTGATCCGGGTGCTGCTCGCCGACGACCAGGCCCTGATGCGGGCCGGATTCCGGGCCCTGCTCGACGCCGAGGACGACATCGAGGTCGTCGGCGAGGCCGCCGACGGCGCGACGGCCGTCGAGCTGTCGCGTCAGCTGCGGCCGGACGTCGTGCTGATGGACGTCCAGATGCCCGGGCTCGACGGCATCGAGGCCACCCGCCGCATCGCCGTCGACCCCACCCTCACCGCTGTCCGCGTGCTCATCCTCACCAACTACGGGCTCGACTCCTACGTCTTCACGGCCCTCCGCGCCGGCGCCAGCGGGTTCCTCCTCAAGGACGCCGAGCCCACCGACCTGCTGCAGGCCGTCGCCGTCGTGGCGCGCGGCGACGCGCTGCTCGCCCCCGCGGTGACCCGCACCCTCATCAGCGAGTTCGTCGCCGGCCCGCCGGCGCCCGAACCGGCGGCCGGACGGGACGTCCTGACCGCCCGGGAACAGGAGATCGTCGAGCTCGTCGCCCGAGGGCTCACCAACGACGAGATCGCCGAGCGCATGGTGATCAGTCCGTTGACCGCCAAGACCCACGTCAACCGGGCAATGACCAAGCTGCACTGCCGCGACCGCGCCCAGCTGGTCGTGTGGGCGTACGAGTCGGGTCTCGTCACCCCGCGTCGTCGATGA
- a CDS encoding DUF1028 domain-containing protein, giving the protein MTFSIAARCPRTGQLGVGALTARPAVGKLVAYVSAGGGAVATQATPNPFLAHDGLPLLAGGRSPGDVLAELLARDPGREVRQVGMVDREGRSYAYTGSRAVHWAGHRTGPGYAAQGNRLVGPEILAEIVRVFEDSQDLDLAERLVLAVEAGEGAGGDRHGARSATVTVVADQPYPLWDVRVDDAEHPARELRRLHGVFQAEVVPTIRGLPTRDDPMGEAARRALGRPPSVLRSAGPDR; this is encoded by the coding sequence GTGACCTTCTCGATCGCCGCACGATGTCCGCGCACCGGCCAACTCGGGGTGGGGGCGCTGACCGCCCGACCGGCCGTCGGCAAGCTCGTCGCGTACGTCAGCGCCGGCGGCGGTGCGGTGGCTACCCAGGCCACCCCCAACCCGTTCCTGGCCCACGACGGCCTGCCCCTGCTCGCGGGGGGCCGCTCACCCGGGGACGTCCTGGCCGAGCTGCTGGCCCGGGACCCCGGTCGGGAGGTGCGCCAGGTCGGCATGGTCGACCGCGAGGGGCGCTCGTACGCGTACACCGGGTCCCGCGCGGTGCACTGGGCGGGGCACCGCACCGGGCCCGGCTACGCGGCGCAGGGCAATCGGCTGGTCGGCCCGGAGATCCTCGCGGAGATCGTCCGGGTGTTCGAGGACAGTCAGGACCTCGATCTGGCGGAGCGGCTCGTGCTGGCCGTCGAGGCCGGCGAGGGGGCCGGCGGTGACCGGCACGGCGCACGGTCGGCGACGGTGACCGTGGTCGCCGACCAGCCGTACCCGCTGTGGGACGTGCGCGTGGACGACGCCGAACACCCGGCGCGGGAACTACGCCGCCTGCACGGCGTCTTCCAGGCGGAGGTGGTGCCGACCATCCGGGGGCTGCCCACCCGTGACGACCCGATGGGCGAGGCCGCCCGCCGGGCGCTCGGCCGCCCGCCGAGTGTCCTCCGTAGCGCCGGGCCGGACCGCTGA
- a CDS encoding phosphotransferase: MSLDELPDWLPAWCGEHLGSGPADVLFQSRQVSMVFGLRLVDGGDVVVKARADGGRASSCVAAQARLAERGFPCARPLTPVVGVGALAVHAEEFRPGGEVLHGDSPDVAVRCADVFARLTAELAGVPVAPPLPNPPWVRWDHTDSGLWPAIDSLDSRDQGVVSERIVGTAERARKRLLAAGLPCVLGHADFEAQNLRWQGWQVWAVHDWDSLAWQPEAALVGAASGSFASAGPPTLAPIESSEAFLLTYQDVRRRLFTAVELEIAWAASVWMAAYNAREMALCGGSPAGADALRAQAAERLRRANA, translated from the coding sequence ATGTCCTTGGACGAGCTGCCGGACTGGTTGCCGGCTTGGTGTGGTGAACACCTGGGCAGCGGTCCCGCCGACGTGCTGTTCCAGTCGCGACAGGTATCGATGGTGTTCGGCCTGCGGTTGGTCGATGGCGGGGACGTCGTGGTCAAGGCACGCGCCGACGGCGGCCGGGCCTCGTCGTGCGTCGCGGCGCAGGCCCGGCTGGCCGAGCGCGGGTTTCCGTGTGCCCGGCCGCTCACGCCGGTGGTCGGCGTCGGTGCACTGGCCGTGCACGCCGAGGAATTCCGGCCCGGGGGCGAGGTGCTGCACGGGGACTCCCCGGACGTTGCGGTGCGCTGCGCGGACGTGTTCGCCCGGCTGACGGCCGAACTAGCCGGGGTGCCCGTCGCGCCGCCGCTGCCGAACCCGCCATGGGTGCGGTGGGACCACACCGATTCCGGTCTCTGGCCGGCGATCGACTCTCTGGACAGCCGGGACCAGGGTGTCGTGTCCGAACGCATTGTCGGGACGGCCGAGCGGGCCCGGAAGCGGCTGCTGGCCGCCGGCCTGCCGTGCGTGCTCGGCCACGCCGACTTCGAGGCGCAGAACCTGCGGTGGCAGGGTTGGCAGGTGTGGGCGGTGCACGACTGGGACAGCCTGGCGTGGCAGCCGGAGGCGGCGCTGGTAGGAGCGGCGAGCGGATCGTTCGCCAGTGCCGGGCCGCCGACGCTGGCGCCGATCGAAAGCTCCGAGGCGTTCCTGCTGACCTATCAAGACGTTCGACGGCGTCTGTTCACGGCCGTGGAGCTGGAGATCGCATGGGCGGCCAGCGTGTGGATGGCTGCGTACAACGCACGGGAGATGGCACTGTGCGGTGGCTCTCCGGCGGGCGCCGATGCGCTGCGGGCGCAGGCAGCCGAACGCCTCCGCCGGGCCAATGCGTGA
- a CDS encoding RNA polymerase sigma factor: MDEALLRRLTPSVLTVLVRRGADFAAGEDAVQDALVEAIRVWPDDPPRDPKGWLVTVAWRKFLDAARSDTARRRREDLVDDQPAPGPTPAVDDTLQLYFLCAHPSLTPSSAVALTLRAVGGLTTRQIAQAYLVPEATMAQRISRAKRTVSGVRFDQPGDVATVLRVLYLVFNEGYSGDVDLAAEAIRLTRQLAAAIDHPEVVGLLALMLLHHARRPSRTAPDGRLVPLAEQDRGRWDTGLIAEGVAILQAALARDRLGEFQAQAAVAALHADAPTAEETDWVQIVEWYDELVRLTDNPVVRLNRAVAVGEADGPRAGLAALAALDPALPRHTAVAAYLHERDGDRATAARLYAEAAHEAPNLAERDHLLRQAARLNTARSRPAP; the protein is encoded by the coding sequence ATGGACGAGGCTCTGCTCCGGCGTCTCACGCCGAGCGTGCTCACCGTCCTCGTCCGCCGCGGAGCAGACTTCGCGGCGGGCGAGGACGCCGTGCAGGACGCGCTGGTCGAGGCGATCCGCGTCTGGCCGGACGACCCGCCGAGGGATCCGAAGGGCTGGCTGGTCACCGTGGCGTGGCGGAAGTTCCTCGACGCGGCCCGGTCCGACACGGCCCGCCGCCGGCGTGAGGACCTGGTCGACGACCAACCGGCGCCCGGGCCCACACCGGCGGTCGACGACACGCTCCAGCTCTACTTCCTGTGCGCCCACCCGTCACTGACACCGTCGTCCGCGGTCGCGCTCACGCTCCGCGCCGTCGGCGGGCTGACCACCCGTCAGATCGCTCAGGCCTACCTGGTGCCCGAGGCGACCATGGCGCAGCGCATCAGTCGAGCCAAACGCACCGTCTCCGGCGTACGGTTCGACCAGCCCGGCGACGTCGCCACCGTGCTGCGCGTGCTGTACCTGGTGTTCAACGAGGGCTACTCCGGGGACGTCGACCTCGCCGCCGAGGCCATCCGGCTCACCCGGCAACTCGCGGCCGCGATCGACCACCCCGAGGTGGTGGGGCTGCTCGCCCTCATGCTGCTGCACCACGCCCGCCGCCCCAGCCGGACCGCACCCGACGGGCGCCTGGTGCCGCTCGCCGAGCAGGACCGCGGCCGGTGGGACACCGGTCTGATCGCCGAGGGCGTCGCGATTCTCCAGGCGGCCCTCGCGCGTGACCGGCTGGGCGAGTTCCAGGCCCAGGCAGCCGTCGCCGCGCTCCACGCCGACGCGCCCACCGCGGAGGAGACCGACTGGGTGCAGATCGTCGAGTGGTACGACGAACTCGTCCGCCTGACCGACAACCCGGTCGTCCGGCTCAACCGCGCGGTGGCCGTCGGGGAGGCCGACGGACCACGTGCCGGGCTGGCGGCGCTCGCGGCGCTGGACCCCGCCCTGCCCCGTCACACCGCGGTGGCCGCGTACCTGCACGAACGCGACGGCGACCGGGCGACGGCGGCACGGTTGTACGCCGAAGCCGCCCACGAGGCGCCCAACCTCGCCGAGCGCGACCACCTGTTGCGTCAGGCCGCGCGGCTCAACACGGCCCGCTCCCGCCCCGCCCCGTGA
- a CDS encoding YciI family protein, producing MAKYLLLKHYRGAPAAVNDVPMDQWTPEEITTHVAYMRDFASRLEGTGEFVDGQALAPEGTFVRYDGEGRPPVTDGPFAETKDLIAGWMVIDVDSYDRAIELAGELSAAPGAGGKPIHEWLEVRPFLTEPPTITE from the coding sequence ATGGCCAAGTACCTGCTGCTCAAGCACTACCGTGGCGCTCCGGCCGCGGTCAACGACGTGCCCATGGACCAGTGGACGCCCGAGGAGATCACCACGCACGTGGCGTACATGCGGGACTTCGCGAGCCGGCTCGAAGGGACCGGAGAGTTCGTCGACGGTCAGGCGCTCGCCCCCGAGGGGACGTTCGTCCGGTACGACGGTGAGGGGCGCCCTCCGGTCACCGACGGCCCGTTCGCCGAGACCAAGGACCTCATCGCCGGCTGGATGGTGATCGACGTCGACAGCTACGACCGGGCGATCGAACTGGCCGGCGAGTTGTCGGCCGCTCCGGGCGCGGGCGGGAAGCCGATCCACGAGTGGCTCGAGGTACGCCCGTTCCTGACCGAGCCGCCCACCATCACGGAATGA